In one Castor canadensis chromosome 15, mCasCan1.hap1v2, whole genome shotgun sequence genomic region, the following are encoded:
- the Cetp gene encoding cholesteryl ester transfer protein translates to MLAAALLTLTLLGSAHACSRSTSYEAGIVCRISKSALLVLNQETAKVIQTAFQRARYPDIRGEKAMMLLGQVKYGLHNLQIGHVSITSSQVALVEAKSVDVSIRNASGIFKGTLNYGYTSGWGLSVDQSVDFEIDSAIDLYINTQLNCDAGRVRTNAPDCYLSFHKLLLRLQGENEPGWIKRLFTNIISFSLKLVLKTQICKEINIISNIMADFVQEKAANILSDGDIGVDISLTRSPVITATYLESHHKGYFIYKNVSEDFLLPTFSPTLLGDSHMLYFWFSEQVLDSLAKIAFQDDRLVLSLTGPEFKGILETHSFNTNQEIFAELFSSSHDSPTQVTVHCLKRPTISCKNRGLVVSSSMVVKFFSPHPDGQDSVAHTFEEDIITTIQASYSKKKLFLSLVDLQIKPKAASSMAEGSSESVQSFLRSMITAVGIPEVMSRFEVGFTALINSKGLNLFNIINPEIITQDGFLLLQMDFGFPEHLLVDFLQNLS, encoded by the exons ATGCTTGCTGCTGCTCTCCTGACCTTGACCCTGCTGGGCAGTGCCCACGCCTGCTCCAGAAGCACGTCATACGAGGCGGGCATCGTGTGCCGCATCAGCAAGTCTGCCCTCCTAGTGT TGAACCAGGAGACGGCCAAGGTGATCCAGACAGCTTTCCAGAGAGCCCGCTACCCAGACATCAGGGGTGAGAAGGCCATGATGCTCCTCGGCCAAGTGAAGTATGGTCTGCACAA CCTCCAGATCGGCCACGTGTCCATCACCAGCAGCCAGGTTGCGTTGGTGGAAGCCAAGTCTGTTGATGTCTCCATTCGGAACGCATCTGGGATCTTTAAGGGAACCCTGAACTATGGCTATACAAGCGGCTGGGG GTTGAGCGTTGATCAGTCTGTCGACTTTGAGATCGACTCTGCCATTGACCTCTATATCAACACACAGCTGA ACTGTGACGCTGGCAGAGTGCGGACCAATGCCCCTGACTGTTACCTGTCTTTTCATAAGCTGCTGTTGCGTCTCCAAGGGGAGAATGA GCCGGGGTGGATCAAAAGGCTCTTCACAAACATCATCTCCTTCTCCCTGAAGTTGGTCCTGAAGACGCAG ATTTGCAAAGAGATCAACATCATCTCCAACATCATGGCCGACTTTGTGCAGGAAAAGGCAG CCAACATCCTCTCTGACGGCGACATCGGGGTGGACATTTCGCTGACAAGATCGCCTGTCATCACAGCCACCTACCTGGAGTCCCATCATAAG GGTTATTTCATCTACAAGAATGTCTCTGAGGACTTCCTTCTCCCCACCTTCTCGCCCACCCTGCTGGGGGATTCCCACATGCTCTACTTCTGGTTCTCTGAGCAAGTCCTCGATTCCTTGGCCAAGATTGCCTTCCAGGATGACCGCCTCGTGCTCAGTCTAACAGGGCCAGAGTTCAAG GGGATTCTGGAGACCCACAGCTTCAACACCAACCAGGAAATCTTTGCTGAG CTTTTCAGCAGCTCCCATGACAGCCCGACCCAAGTTACTGTGCACTGCCTGAAGAGGCCCACGATCTCCTGTAAGAACAGAGGCCTTGTGGTCAGTTCCTCCATGGTGGTGAAATTTTTCTCCCCACACCCGGACGGTCAAGATTCTGTGGCTCATACTTTTGAAGAG GATATCATCACTACCATCCAGGCCTCCTATTCTAAGAAAAAACTCTTCTTAAGCCTCGTGGATCTCCA GATTAAACCAAAGGCTGCTTCCAGCATGGCGGAG GGCAGCTCCGAATCTGTGCAGAGTTTTCTACGGTCAATGATCACTGCAGTAGGCATCCCTGAGGTCATGTCTC gaTTCGAGGTGGGATTTACAGCCCTTATAAACAGCAAAGGCCTGAACCTTTTCAACATTATCAACCCTGAGATCATCACTCAGGAT GGCTTCCTGCTGCTACAGATGGACTTTGGCTTCCCAGAGCACCTGCTAGTGGACTTCCTCCAGAACTTGAGCTAG